CGCTGCTCGCCCGAGCCGAGCTGGCCGGTCAGGTATCCCGCCAGGTCGACGTGTTCGTCAGCGGTGTTCATCCGGCCACCCCTTCCGCTCGCCGGAACTCTTCGCGCAACGCCCGCAACCCGTAGTACGAGCGGGACTTGACCGTGCCCGGGGGAATCCCGAGCCGCTCGGCGGCTTCCGCGACGCTGCGCCCCTGCAGATACATCTGCTCGAGCACCTCGCGATGCTCCGGAGAAAGCCCGTCGAGCGCGGCGAGCACGACCATCGAGTCCACGACCTGATCGGCATGATCCCGCTCGACCGGCCCGCCCGCCGCCGACTCGGCCACCTCCTGCGGCCGCGCCTCCTTCGCCCGGAACCGGTCGATCACGAGGTTCCGCACCACGGTCAGCAACCATCCGCGCACCGATCCGCGCCCGTTGACCAGGCTGTCCGGACTGCGCCACGCGCGGACGAGCGCCTCCTGCACCACGTCCTCGGCCGCCGCGCGATCGCCGAGCAGCCGGGTGGCGTAGGCGAGCATCGCCCGCCCGTGCTCCTCGAAAAGCGCGCGGACCAGCGCCTCGTCCGCAACCGCCCGCCGGTGACGGGCCCTGAACCCGGCCATGCCCCGATCATCCCCCCGATCGGTGCCGATTGTCCCGCGGCGCGGGTGTGTTGCTTTCCGCCCGACGGTCTTGCTGCTTCGTGCTCGGCCGTCGCCGCTGATCCTCGCCCCGATCGGTGCCGACTGTCCCGCGCCGCGGGGGTGTTGCTTCCCACCAGCGCTTCGCCCGCTCGGCGCTCCGCCCTCCCGGCCGATTCTCTCGCGCCAGATGCCGTGCCCCGCTATCCCTCGGAGCACCGATCGCCGGGCCGATCGCCGCGGTGGCGTCATAGCTCGCGTGCTCCTTTCGTGCTGGGCTGTTGCTGGGGCCGCTCCCCCGATCGGTGCAGCTCCCAGGCCTGCGGCCGCACCCGTCCCTCGCCGGACGCCGCTTCCCCGATCGATACCCGCCCACCAGCGTGGTTCCGCCGACACGATCGGGGAACGCACCGCCTGCGAGCCCGTGACCTGGGCTAAGTTCGTACTTGATCCAGCCGGAAGGCTTGCTCACCAGGTCGGCGCACGCCGGTGCCGTGCACTGGGATCACCGCTCCGGCCGCCCGACCGCCCTGGAGCCGCCGGGAGCGCTGCGCACACCGCCCTCCCGGCGGCTCCGGGGCATCTTGGGGCCGTCTCGCGCCAGCACCCGGGCCGCGCCGACGAGTGTCCACGTCCGCTTCAGGTCCGTCTCCACGCCTCGGGACGGAGCGGCGATCGGGCACCAACCAGCGCATCCTGGCAGCTCTCGCCCGCCGTGCGCCTGAACCTTCGCGACCAGCAGTCATCGCGTCAGGGCAACTCCCACCTCATCCGGGCAACCCTCGCTGACGCCACGACACGGAATCTCGCCTCGCCGAGTCTCCGGCCGAAGCGATGCCGCCGCACCGAGTCGGAGCAAAACCCGCCGGAAGCCCGCGAGCAACAGCGGCAGACAATCGTGTGTCAATCGTCCACAAAGGACTCAAGCGGCCGCCGCGCCGAGGTCGGTCAGCACTACCGGGCTCGCCGGCGCGCCCCGGCGGCGCGCGATTCTCACCAGTCCCCGGCGGCGAAGGCGGTCCATCGCCTGCGTTTCCCACAGCGGGACCCGCCCGCCGACCGACCACAGGTAGCACTCCCCGGCGAATCCGTTGTGGATCACCACCAAGCCGCGCCGGACGTCGTCCAGTGCGTGTACGTCCTCCTCGACGAGCACCATGACCGGCTCCCTCCGTCCCCTTCATGGTGAAACGTCCGGGGCCTCCGGCACATCCGGGAATCCACCTCAGGGGTTCCCTGGAGAAAAGGGGTCGCCCTCGCCGCGCCGACCTGGCAGGATGGGGCTTTGTGCGGCCGCCGGAGATCGCGTGCGACGAGTCCGGTTCCGAGGGCGTGAACCTGATCGGCGCGAACACCGCGGTATTCGCGCACGCCGCCGTCCGGCTGGATCCTGCCGCCGCTGCGGAATGCGTTGCGCGGCTGCGGGAACTCATCGGTTCGCCCGCGCTCGAGTACAAGGCCAACCATCTCCTGCGCGCCAAAAACCGCGCCGCGCTGGAGTGGCTGCTCACCGAACCTCTCGCCGGCGCCGCGAGCGTGCTGCTCGTCGACAAAGCTCTTTTCCTGGCGGGCAAAATCGTCGACCTGCTCGTCGACCAGACCCCCTACCCGGAGTGCCTGCGACGCCGTCCGGACGCTCGCGCCCGAGCCCTGCACCAAGATGGCCCGCGCATCCACGGAACCCGCCGCTGGACCGAATTCCTGCGCTCGTTCACCGGACTGCTGCGTACCTCGAACCGCCGGCTCCCCGCGACCACGCCCGCCGGATTCTTCGCCCAGACGGACGTCCTCGGCGAGCTGGTCGCGGCGCGCCCGCATCTGACCGCGCTGCGCGACGAACTCCTCGCCGACCCGGGGCTCGTCTCGCCGATCGACCCGCTGATGCCCGCTCTCGCCGACACGATCGCGTTCTGGCGTCCGGAAACGGTCGTCCACGACGAGCAGCCGTCGCTCACCCCGGCGCGGCTCGCCCAACTGCTCGATCCGGTGCCGCGCTGGCGATTCGTCGACTCGCGGTCCGAACCTCGGGTCCAGATCGCCGATTTCCTGGCCGGAGTCGCCCGGCGGCTGACCGAGGAAACCCTGCACGGCGGCGGGGACCCCGAACTGGTCAAACTGCTGCGGCCGTATGTGCTTCCGGCGTCGGTGTGGATCGGGGATCCGGCGGACTAGGCACCTGCGCAACAGGTACCCAGGTCACTGCCGCGCTTTCCCGCGAACGCGGGCGTTGATCGGCACCCCGCACGGGAAGTACCGCAACGACTGGCTTGACGCAGTCACCAATCCCGCGGGTTGACGACGTGCACCGCGGCTTCCTCCGCCGACGCCGCGCCGCCGTCGATGCCGATGTCCGAGGCGTACAAATCGTCCTCGGTGTCCGGGCCGAAGCCCGCGTTGGTGGCCACCAGGCGGCCCGCGCGGAAGTCGCCGACCTCGTCGTCGACGAGTTCGCCGTCGGTGTCGTCGGTGTCGCCGAGCCCGTCGCCGTCGGTCGCCCGGATGTCCGGGAGTTCGCGGGCCAGTCTGCCCTCCCAGCTTTCCCCGGCGGCTTCCTCGGAGGCCGTGGTGCCCCAGTCGCGAGTCGCGAGTGGACGTTCCGGCGGCGAGTAACCCTCGTCGTAAGGGTCGCCCTCCTCCAGGGTGTCCTCGGGATCCAGCACGCCGGTGTCGGCGTTGTCTTCGATGTCGTCGTCCACTGCTCCTCCTTTCCGCGTGCTCAGGTTACTTCCGCCCGCTAGCCTGTGCGCGCACGCCGGGTGGAGGAACGATGACTCAGTGGAGCGGTCCCACGCTGATCGCCGTGTTCGCCGGGTTCGGGCTGGCGTTCGTTTTGGTGGTGCCGTATGTCGCGATCAGCTATCGCAAACGCGGCGAACTCGGCCTGCTGCGCGCGATCGCCGCGCCGGCCTTCCTCGTTTACTGCTTCGCGCTGGTCACCTACACGCTGCTGCCGCTGCCGAACATCGACGCGGCGTATTGCGCGACGCACGAAGCGCTGCGGCACCCGGTGTGGAATCCGCTCCAGTTCCTGGAAGACATGAAGCAGTTCAACACCGGCCTGCTGGATAATCCGGCGCTGCGCCAGGTGTTGTTCAACGTCGCATTCTTCGTGCCGTGGGGCGTGTTCCTGCGGCGATTGTTCGGGCGGAGCATCGGTTTCGCGATCGTCAGCGGGTTCTTCGTGTCGCTCGCCATCGAGACGACCCAGCTGACCGGCGTGTGGTTCCTGATGGAGTGCCCGTACCGGCTGTTCGACACCGGCGACCTGCTGTCCAACACCGTCGGCGCGGGGGTCGGCGCGCTTCTCGCGCCCGTGCTGCGCCGTTCGGGACGGCTGCGTCCGGCCGACGAACCGCGTCCGGTCCTCGCCCGGCGACGGCTGCTGGGCATGGTGCTCGACCTGATCTCGGTCACGCTGGTGGGCGTCGTGCTGAGCATGATCGCGCTCGTGGTGCAGTACGTCACCAAGGGCACGCTGCAGAACAACACGCTGATCGACGACGTCCTCGGCCGGTGGGTGCCCACCGCGGTTCTCCTGCTGCTCGTACCGCTGGCGGGCAACGGCGCGACGCCCGGTCAGCGCGCGGTTCTGCTGACGATGGTGCGCGCGGACGGACGGCCGCCGTCAGTGCTGCAGTCGATCGTCCGGTTCCTCGTCGGTTCGGGCGGCTACTTCATCCTGGTCGGCTTGGACTCCGGATGGACGTCGCTGTGGTTGCTGGCGCATCTGGTGTTCCTGGTCTTCACGCGGGGACATCGCGGCCTGACCGGGCTGGTCTGCGGGTTGTCCGTCGTCGACACGCGGGCGGTCGATCGGGAGCCGGTCGCCCCTCCAGGGTGATGTCGTTTTTTCGCGAGGTTTCGCGTGCGCGACGGGGCAGACTGGTCGGCGTGTACGAGGAGACGGAACGCTGTATCCGCGCGGTGCAGTCGAAGGACGACCGGTTCGACGGGTGGTTCTTCACGGCGGTGCTGACCACGGGGATTTACTGCCGGCCGAGCTGCCCGGTGGTGCCGCCCAAGGTCGAGAACATGCGCTTCTACCCGAGCGCGGCCGCCGCGCAGGCCGCCGGTTTCCGTGCCTGCAAACGCTGCCGGCCCGACGCGTCGCCCGGTTCGCCGCTGTGGAACGAACGCGCCGACGTCGTGGCGCGCGCGATGCGGCTGATCGGCGACGGGGTCGTCGACCGGGAAGGCGTGCAGGGCTTGGCTGCGCGGCTGGGGTACAGCGTCCGGCAGGTCGAACGCCAGGTGCAGGCCGAACTGGGCGCGGGCCCGCTCGCCCTCGCCCGGGCCCAGCGCGCCGAGACCGCCCGGTTGCTGATCGAAACCACCGCGATGCCGATGAGCGACATCGCGCACGCCGCTGGGTTCTCCAGCATCCGAACGTTCAACGAAACCGTGCGGGCCGTCTTCGCCCTGACGCCGAGCGAGTTGCGCTCCCGGGTCCGCGGCGGCAAGCGGACCAAGTCGCCGGGTGTGCTGTCGCTGCGCCTCCCGTTCCGTCGGCCGCTCTGCCCGGACAACCTTTTCGGGCACCTGATCGCCACCGCGGTCCCGGGCGTCGAGGAATGGCGCGACGGCGCTTACCGCCGCACCCTGCGCCTTCCGCACGGCCACGGCGTGGTGTCGCTCCGCCCGGAGCCGGACCACGTCGCGTGCCGCTTGAGCCTGACCGACTTGCGCGACCTGGCCGCCGCGATCAGCCGTTGCCGCTGGCTCCTGGACCTGGATGCCGACCCAGTGGCCGTCGACGAGCAACTCGCCGCGGACCCGACCCTCGCTCCCCTGGTCGCCGCCGCTCCCGGCAGA
The nucleotide sequence above comes from Amycolatopsis sp. AA4. Encoded proteins:
- a CDS encoding DUF3800 domain-containing protein gives rise to the protein MRPPEIACDESGSEGVNLIGANTAVFAHAAVRLDPAAAAECVARLRELIGSPALEYKANHLLRAKNRAALEWLLTEPLAGAASVLLVDKALFLAGKIVDLLVDQTPYPECLRRRPDARARALHQDGPRIHGTRRWTEFLRSFTGLLRTSNRRLPATTPAGFFAQTDVLGELVAARPHLTALRDELLADPGLVSPIDPLMPALADTIAFWRPETVVHDEQPSLTPARLAQLLDPVPRWRFVDSRSEPRVQIADFLAGVARRLTEETLHGGGDPELVKLLRPYVLPASVWIGDPAD
- a CDS encoding AlkA N-terminal domain-containing protein, which produces MYEETERCIRAVQSKDDRFDGWFFTAVLTTGIYCRPSCPVVPPKVENMRFYPSAAAAQAAGFRACKRCRPDASPGSPLWNERADVVARAMRLIGDGVVDREGVQGLAARLGYSVRQVERQVQAELGAGPLALARAQRAETARLLIETTAMPMSDIAHAAGFSSIRTFNETVRAVFALTPSELRSRVRGGKRTKSPGVLSLRLPFRRPLCPDNLFGHLIATAVPGVEEWRDGAYRRTLRLPHGHGVVSLRPEPDHVACRLSLTDLRDLAAAISRCRWLLDLDADPVAVDEQLAADPTLAPLVAAAPGRRVPRTTDAAEFAVRAVLGQQVSTAAARTHAARLALAHGTPIEDREGGLTHLFPSPEALANLDPETLAMPKSRRATLLGLVSALVSGDVDLTAGGDWLHARAQLAALPGFGPWTVESIAMRALGDPDAFVATDLGVKIAAETLGLPTSPAALIAHAKRWQPWRAYAVQHLWATGDHPINRIPAEESA
- a CDS encoding DUF5709 domain-containing protein encodes the protein MDDDIEDNADTGVLDPEDTLEEGDPYDEGYSPPERPLATRDWGTTASEEAAGESWEGRLARELPDIRATDGDGLGDTDDTDGELVDDEVGDFRAGRLVATNAGFGPDTEDDLYASDIGIDGGAASAEEAAVHVVNPRDW
- a CDS encoding VanZ family protein → MTQWSGPTLIAVFAGFGLAFVLVVPYVAISYRKRGELGLLRAIAAPAFLVYCFALVTYTLLPLPNIDAAYCATHEALRHPVWNPLQFLEDMKQFNTGLLDNPALRQVLFNVAFFVPWGVFLRRLFGRSIGFAIVSGFFVSLAIETTQLTGVWFLMECPYRLFDTGDLLSNTVGAGVGALLAPVLRRSGRLRPADEPRPVLARRRLLGMVLDLISVTLVGVVLSMIALVVQYVTKGTLQNNTLIDDVLGRWVPTAVLLLLVPLAGNGATPGQRAVLLTMVRADGRPPSVLQSIVRFLVGSGGYFILVGLDSGWTSLWLLAHLVFLVFTRGHRGLTGLVCGLSVVDTRAVDREPVAPPG
- a CDS encoding sigma-70 family RNA polymerase sigma factor; this encodes MAGFRARHRRAVADEALVRALFEEHGRAMLAYATRLLGDRAAAEDVVQEALVRAWRSPDSLVNGRGSVRGWLLTVVRNLVIDRFRAKEARPQEVAESAAGGPVERDHADQVVDSMVVLAALDGLSPEHREVLEQMYLQGRSVAEAAERLGIPPGTVKSRSYYGLRALREEFRRAEGVAG